A part of Pararhizobium sp. A13 genomic DNA contains:
- a CDS encoding MFS transporter, translating to MSDTTSTLSPTAQPLNKGALNSPARVLLASLVGTTIEFFDFYVYATAAVLVFPTLFFPNSDPTTALLASFATFSIAFFARPLGAVVFGHFGDRVGRKTTLVAALLTMGISTVIIGLLPAYEQIGVIAPLLLALCRFGQGFGLGGEWGGAVLLATENAPEGKRSWYGMFPQLGAPVGLFLSSGVFWLLLHVISQDALLSWGWRVPFIASIILTAVGLWVRLSITETPAFQKAIDSQERVEVPVAELFRNHKRSLVLGTFVALATFVLFYIGSAYLLSYNVKVLKIPFIDALEVQILGSVLFGIFIPIAGKLAERFGRREILIATTILIGIFSFFLPGLMTSGEGSIFVFVTLAMALMGMTYGLIGTALAAPFPTNVRYTGSSVTFNFAGIFGASLAPYIATWLQANYGMTYVGYYLGVAALITLVCILLSGKDEV from the coding sequence ATGAGCGACACGACATCCACGTTGTCGCCGACTGCACAGCCGTTGAACAAAGGCGCGCTCAACTCGCCCGCGCGCGTTCTCCTGGCAAGCCTGGTCGGCACGACGATCGAATTCTTCGACTTCTACGTTTATGCCACCGCCGCCGTGCTGGTGTTCCCGACGCTGTTTTTCCCGAACAGCGATCCGACCACGGCTCTGCTCGCCTCTTTCGCAACCTTCTCGATCGCCTTCTTCGCCCGCCCGCTCGGCGCGGTCGTCTTTGGCCATTTCGGCGACCGGGTCGGACGCAAGACGACGCTTGTTGCGGCGCTTTTGACCATGGGTATCTCGACCGTCATCATCGGCCTGCTTCCCGCCTACGAGCAGATCGGCGTCATCGCGCCGCTCCTGCTTGCGTTGTGCCGCTTCGGCCAGGGTTTCGGCCTGGGAGGCGAATGGGGCGGCGCCGTGCTGCTCGCCACGGAAAATGCGCCGGAAGGCAAACGCAGCTGGTACGGCATGTTCCCGCAGCTCGGCGCGCCCGTCGGCCTGTTCCTGTCGTCCGGCGTGTTTTGGCTGCTTCTGCACGTGATCTCGCAGGACGCGCTGCTCAGCTGGGGCTGGCGCGTGCCGTTCATCGCCTCGATCATCCTGACCGCCGTCGGTCTCTGGGTGCGTCTCTCGATCACCGAAACGCCGGCCTTCCAGAAGGCGATCGACAGCCAGGAGCGCGTCGAAGTGCCGGTTGCCGAACTCTTCCGCAACCACAAGCGCAGTCTCGTGCTCGGCACCTTCGTGGCGCTGGCGACCTTCGTCCTGTTCTACATCGGTTCGGCCTATCTCTTGTCCTACAACGTCAAGGTCCTGAAGATCCCGTTCATCGACGCGCTGGAAGTCCAGATCCTCGGCTCGGTTCTGTTCGGCATCTTCATCCCGATCGCCGGCAAGCTCGCCGAACGCTTCGGCCGCCGCGAGATCCTGATCGCAACCACCATACTGATCGGCATCTTTTCTTTCTTCCTGCCCGGTCTGATGACCAGCGGTGAAGGCTCGATCTTCGTTTTTGTCACGCTGGCGATGGCGCTGATGGGCATGACCTACGGGCTGATTGGCACGGCGCTCGCCGCTCCTTTCCCGACGAATGTGCGCTACACCGGCTCGTCAGTCACCTTCAACTTCGCCGGCATCTTCGGCGCCTCGCTTGCGCCCTATATCGCGACCTGGCTGCAGGCGAACTACGGCATGACCTATGTCGGTTACTACCTCGGCGTGGCAGCGCTGATCACGCTCGTCTGCATCCTGCTTTCGGGTAAGGATGAGGTCTGA
- the murG gene encoding undecaprenyldiphospho-muramoylpentapeptide beta-N-acetylglucosaminyltransferase yields the protein MTKGIIMLAAGGTGGHLFPAEALAHELKALGYSVHLVTDSRAERYAGKFPADEIHVVPSATIGSKNPLKVAGSLWTLWSGMRIARRLMAKVRPKVVVGFGGYPTIPPLLAATGMGIPSMIHEQNAVMGRANKALAKRVRAIAGGFLPETNGPYAAKTVTTGNPVRPAVLDAAKVPYQPSGEGEDFRLVVFGGSQGAQYFSKSVPTAISLLDDSLRARLRVTQQARVEDMPMVEGCIARLEMNADIAPFFTDMAERIAKAHLVICRSGASTVSEIAVIGRPAILVPYPYALDHDQAANAAALAATGGAKVIAQAELSAEKLSKILTGAMNNPAKLTGMAESAKQAGKPDAARLLAAMVEAIASGSTIAQFKETRS from the coding sequence ATGACCAAAGGCATCATTATGCTCGCCGCCGGCGGAACCGGCGGCCATCTGTTTCCGGCGGAAGCCTTGGCGCACGAGTTGAAGGCACTCGGCTATTCCGTCCACCTGGTGACGGACAGCCGGGCCGAGCGCTATGCGGGAAAATTTCCAGCGGATGAAATCCATGTGGTGCCGTCGGCAACCATTGGCTCGAAGAACCCTTTGAAAGTTGCAGGCTCGCTGTGGACGCTCTGGTCCGGCATGCGTATCGCCCGCCGATTGATGGCAAAGGTCCGGCCGAAGGTCGTCGTCGGTTTCGGTGGCTATCCGACGATTCCGCCATTGCTGGCCGCAACCGGCATGGGCATTCCCTCGATGATCCACGAGCAGAATGCTGTGATGGGAAGGGCGAACAAGGCTCTCGCCAAACGTGTCAGGGCAATTGCCGGCGGTTTTCTGCCGGAAACGAATGGCCCCTATGCCGCAAAGACCGTGACGACGGGAAATCCTGTTCGGCCGGCGGTGTTGGATGCCGCCAAAGTGCCGTATCAGCCGTCTGGTGAAGGTGAAGATTTCCGCCTCGTCGTCTTCGGTGGCAGCCAGGGCGCGCAGTATTTTTCGAAGAGTGTGCCGACGGCAATCAGCCTGCTCGACGACAGCTTGCGGGCGCGCCTGCGCGTCACCCAGCAGGCCCGCGTCGAAGACATGCCGATGGTCGAAGGCTGCATTGCCAGGCTCGAGATGAATGCGGACATCGCACCGTTCTTTACCGACATGGCGGAGCGCATCGCCAAGGCTCATCTGGTCATCTGCCGCTCAGGCGCCTCCACGGTCTCGGAGATAGCGGTGATCGGCCGCCCGGCGATCCTGGTGCCTTACCCCTACGCGCTCGATCATGATCAGGCCGCCAATGCGGCCGCACTTGCCGCGACCGGAGGGGCCAAGGTGATCGCCCAGGCCGAACTTTCGGCTGAGAAGCTGAGCAAGATACTGACCGGCGCCATGAACAATCCGGCCAAGCTCACCGGCATGGCCGAAAGTGCCAAACAGGCGGGCAAACCGGACGCAGCGCGCTTGCTTGCCGCCATGGTTGAAGCTATTGCCAGCGGCTCGACGATTGCACAGTTCAAGGAAACACGCTCATGA
- the aqpZ gene encoding aquaporin Z, translated as MFKKLSAEFLGTFWLVFGGCGSAVLAAAFPDVGIGLLGVSFAFGLTVLTMAYAVGGISGGHFNPAVSVGLTVAGKFPASSLIGYIIAQVAGAIVAACALYLVASGKADFQLGGFAANGYGEHSPGGYSLTSALVIEVLLTAFFLFIILGATSGGVPAGFAPIAIGLALTLIHLISIPVTNTSVNPARSTGQALFVGGWALQQLWLFWLAPIIGAVIGGIVWKAVGEGD; from the coding sequence ATGTTCAAGAAGCTTTCTGCGGAATTTTTGGGGACATTCTGGCTCGTTTTCGGCGGCTGCGGCAGCGCGGTGCTGGCCGCAGCCTTTCCGGACGTCGGCATCGGCCTGCTCGGCGTCTCTTTCGCCTTCGGCTTGACCGTGCTGACCATGGCCTATGCGGTGGGCGGCATTTCCGGCGGGCATTTTAACCCGGCGGTGTCGGTTGGCCTGACGGTCGCCGGAAAATTTCCGGCCTCTTCGCTCATCGGTTACATCATTGCCCAGGTGGCCGGTGCGATCGTTGCGGCGTGCGCCCTTTACCTGGTCGCCAGTGGCAAGGCCGACTTCCAGCTGGGTGGCTTCGCGGCGAATGGCTATGGCGAGCACTCGCCAGGCGGCTATTCGCTGACCTCGGCGCTGGTCATCGAGGTGCTGCTCACGGCCTTCTTCCTCTTCATCATCCTTGGTGCCACGAGCGGCGGCGTGCCGGCGGGCTTTGCGCCGATCGCCATCGGTCTGGCGCTGACGTTGATCCACCTGATCTCGATCCCCGTCACCAACACGTCCGTCAACCCGGCTCGTTCGACAGGGCAGGCGCTCTTCGTCGGCGGCTGGGCGCTGCAGCAGCTGTGGCTGTTCTGGCTTGCTCCGATCATCGGAGCGGTAATCGGCGGCATCGTCTGGAAGGCTGTCGGCGAAGGCGACTGA
- the murB gene encoding UDP-N-acetylmuramate dehydrogenase gives MKQVDGTKLLASLGAGVNELRGRLTPDAPMDRVTWFRAGGLAELMFQPHDADDLVAFLKLLPADVPVMVAGVGSNLLVRDGGIPGVVIRLSAKGFGDVELVSETRVKAGAICPDKNLAAMTLDHGIGGFHFYYGIPGSIGGALRMNAGANGGETRERVVEVHAVDRKGNKHVLTNADMGYTYRHSAAPNDLIFTHAVFEGYPEDKAKIRADMDAVRQHRETVQPIREKTGGSTFKNPDGHSAWKLIDEAGCRGLMIGSAQMSPMHCNFMINTGQASGYELEYLGETVRQRVYETSGITLEWEIKRIGNFMPGYEVKEFLGQLTA, from the coding sequence ATGAAACAGGTTGATGGTACCAAGCTGCTAGCCTCTCTTGGGGCGGGCGTGAATGAATTGCGCGGGCGTTTGACGCCGGACGCGCCGATGGACCGCGTCACCTGGTTTCGTGCCGGCGGCCTTGCCGAACTGATGTTCCAGCCGCATGACGCCGACGACCTCGTCGCCTTTTTGAAGCTGCTGCCAGCCGACGTGCCTGTCATGGTCGCAGGCGTCGGTTCGAACCTGCTCGTGCGCGACGGCGGCATTCCGGGTGTCGTCATCCGGCTCTCGGCCAAGGGGTTCGGCGACGTCGAGCTGGTTTCCGAGACCCGCGTCAAAGCGGGGGCGATCTGCCCGGACAAGAACCTTGCAGCAATGACGCTCGATCACGGCATCGGCGGGTTCCATTTCTACTACGGCATCCCCGGCTCGATCGGCGGCGCACTGCGTATGAACGCCGGCGCCAATGGCGGCGAGACGCGCGAGCGCGTGGTCGAGGTTCACGCGGTCGATCGCAAGGGTAACAAGCACGTGCTCACCAATGCCGACATGGGCTACACGTACCGGCATTCCGCTGCGCCAAATGACCTGATCTTCACGCATGCCGTCTTCGAGGGCTATCCGGAAGACAAGGCGAAGATCCGTGCCGATATGGATGCGGTGCGGCAGCACCGCGAGACGGTGCAGCCGATCCGCGAGAAGACCGGCGGTTCGACCTTCAAGAACCCCGACGGTCATTCCGCCTGGAAGCTGATCGACGAGGCGGGCTGCCGCGGCCTGATGATCGGCAGCGCCCAGATGTCGCCGATGCATTGCAACTTCATGATCAACACCGGCCAGGCGAGCGGCTACGAGCTTGAATATCTCGGCGAAACCGTACGCCAGCGGGTTTATGAAACCTCGGGCATCACGCTCGAATGGGAGATCAAGCGCATCGGCAATTTCATGCCCGGCTACGAGGTCAAGGAATTCCTTGGCCAGCTGACTGCCTGA
- the murC gene encoding UDP-N-acetylmuramate--L-alanine ligase: protein MKMPQTIGLVHFIGIGGIGMSGIAEVLHNLGHRVQGSDQSDSANVQRLRDKGIEVFVGHKAENIGDAEVVVVSTAIKKSNPELIAAREKLLPVVRRAEMLAELMRFRNAIAIGGTHGKTTTTSMVASLLEAGGLDPTVINGGIINAYGTNARMGEGEWMVVEADESDGTFLKLPADVAVVTNIDPEHLDHYGNFDAVRAAFRQFVENVPFYGFGVMCLDHPEVQTMVSKIEDRKVITYGENPQADVRFSNIRMDGATSVFDVEIRRRRTGQIIKLPDLRLPMPGRHNVSNATAAIAVAQRLGIKPDAIAKGLAAFSGVKRRFTFTGEWNGVRVYDDYGHHPVEIKAVLRAAREACQGRVIAVHQPHRFSRLHSLFEDFSACFNDADTVLLAPVYSAGEDPIEGVNSPELVSRIKAGGHRDARFIEGPEVIAPVVSAIAQPGDFVVLLGAGSITYWAAALPKELAGISGNSA, encoded by the coding sequence ATGAAGATGCCGCAGACGATCGGCCTGGTTCATTTCATCGGCATCGGCGGTATCGGCATGAGCGGTATTGCCGAAGTGCTGCACAATCTCGGCCACCGGGTGCAGGGCTCCGACCAGTCCGACAGCGCCAATGTCCAGCGCCTGCGAGACAAGGGCATCGAGGTTTTCGTCGGCCATAAGGCGGAAAACATCGGTGACGCCGAAGTCGTCGTCGTCTCGACCGCCATCAAGAAGAGCAACCCGGAACTGATCGCCGCGCGTGAAAAACTGCTGCCGGTGGTGCGTCGCGCCGAAATGCTCGCCGAACTGATGCGCTTCCGCAATGCGATTGCGATCGGTGGCACCCACGGCAAGACCACCACCACGTCGATGGTCGCCTCGCTCCTCGAAGCCGGCGGGCTCGACCCGACCGTCATCAATGGCGGCATCATCAATGCCTACGGCACCAATGCCCGTATGGGCGAGGGCGAGTGGATGGTCGTCGAGGCCGACGAATCGGACGGCACCTTCCTGAAACTGCCCGCCGACGTCGCCGTCGTCACCAATATCGACCCAGAGCATCTCGATCACTATGGCAATTTCGATGCCGTGCGTGCGGCCTTCCGCCAGTTCGTCGAAAACGTGCCCTTCTACGGCTTCGGGGTCATGTGCCTCGATCATCCCGAGGTGCAGACCATGGTGTCGAAGATCGAGGACCGCAAGGTTATCACCTACGGCGAAAACCCGCAGGCGGATGTGCGCTTTTCCAATATCCGCATGGACGGCGCGACCTCGGTCTTCGACGTCGAAATCCGCCGCCGCCGAACCGGCCAGATTATCAAATTGCCGGATCTGCGCCTGCCGATGCCGGGTCGTCACAACGTCTCGAACGCGACGGCTGCGATCGCGGTTGCCCAGCGTCTCGGCATCAAACCGGACGCCATCGCCAAGGGGCTGGCGGCGTTCAGCGGCGTCAAACGGCGCTTCACCTTCACCGGTGAGTGGAACGGTGTGCGCGTCTATGACGACTACGGCCACCACCCCGTCGAGATCAAGGCCGTGCTGAGAGCTGCGCGCGAAGCCTGCCAGGGCCGCGTCATCGCCGTGCACCAGCCGCACCGTTTCTCGCGGCTGCACAGCCTGTTCGAGGATTTTTCCGCCTGCTTCAATGATGCCGATACCGTCCTGCTGGCGCCGGTCTATTCAGCCGGCGAGGATCCGATCGAAGGCGTCAACTCGCCGGAACTCGTCTCTCGCATCAAGGCAGGTGGTCACCGCGACGCCCGCTTCATCGAAGGCCCGGAAGTGATCGCGCCCGTTGTCTCCGCCATTGCGCAACCGGGTGACTTTGTGGTTCTCTTGGGGGCTGGCAGCATCACTTACTGGGCTGCCGCCCTTCCGAAGGAACTCGCAGGCATTTCAGGAAATTCCGCATGA
- a CDS encoding cell division protein FtsQ/DivIB has protein sequence MFALRSRKAARVRAPLEAADLDGQRVLPRPLRRVVRFLVSLGTGRIHFAPHTGTVSALAFLAATGFYGMSLGGHSQNFAQTTTTAVGFAIEDVKVSGNEQTSEIDILQQLGLDGATSLVALDINIARKLISEMPWVEDVAVRKVYPGTIEVSLKERKAFGIWQHGSDLSLIEASGSVIAPLRDNKFADLPLFVGRDAETAAAEFYQRFSQWPEISKRVKAYVRVAGRRWDLMLDNGITIKLPEHDIDRAMQVLSTMEEGQQLLERDIAAVDLRLEDRTTIRLTPEAAARRQVVLEARTKMLKKQEQENRI, from the coding sequence GTGTTTGCGTTGAGAAGCAGGAAGGCAGCAAGGGTGCGGGCTCCGCTGGAGGCGGCTGATCTCGACGGTCAGCGCGTTCTGCCGCGCCCGCTGCGCCGGGTCGTGCGCTTCCTCGTCAGCCTTGGAACCGGCCGCATCCATTTCGCCCCGCATACCGGCACTGTCTCGGCGCTGGCCTTCCTGGCGGCGACTGGTTTCTACGGCATGTCGCTCGGTGGCCACAGCCAGAATTTCGCGCAGACGACGACGACCGCCGTTGGTTTCGCGATCGAGGACGTCAAGGTCTCCGGCAACGAGCAGACCTCGGAAATCGATATCCTGCAGCAGCTCGGCCTCGACGGCGCGACGTCGCTGGTGGCGCTCGACATCAATATCGCCCGCAAGCTGATCAGCGAAATGCCCTGGGTCGAGGATGTTGCCGTCCGCAAGGTCTATCCCGGTACGATCGAAGTCAGCCTCAAGGAACGCAAGGCCTTCGGCATCTGGCAGCACGGCTCCGATCTTTCCCTGATCGAGGCGAGCGGCAGCGTGATTGCGCCACTGCGCGACAACAAGTTCGCGGACCTGCCGCTGTTCGTCGGTCGCGACGCAGAGACGGCTGCCGCCGAGTTCTATCAGCGCTTTTCGCAGTGGCCGGAAATCTCAAAGCGCGTCAAAGCCTATGTTCGTGTTGCCGGCCGCCGCTGGGACCTGATGCTCGACAACGGCATCACCATCAAGCTGCCCGAGCACGATATCGACCGCGCCATGCAGGTGCTGTCGACGATGGAGGAGGGGCAGCAGTTGCTGGAGCGCGATATCGCCGCAGTCGACCTGCGGCTTGAGGATCGCACCACGATACGGTTGACCCCCGAAGCCGCCGCCCGCCGGCAGGTGGTTCTGGAAGCGCGCACGAAGATGTTGAAGAAGCAGGAACAGGAGAACCGTATATGA
- the ftsW gene encoding putative lipid II flippase FtsW has product MVSRAERGPVADWFWTIDRFFLATFILLMGIGFMLSFAASPAVAERLNLDSFHFVKRHAAFLLPSLAVMIGISFLSPRQVRRTAMILLLASLAFMVLALFFGAEVKGSRRWISLAGLSVQPSEFMKPAFVVVCAWLFSEHARQPEIPGNLFAILLYGIVVALLVAQPDLGQTILTTAVWGGMFFMAGMPWLWIVVLGGSAVGGLVVAYTILPHVAGRIDRFLTGEGDTFQVDTAREAIIRGDWLGQGPGEGIVKRIIPDSHTDFIFSVAAEEFGIIFCMVIVLIFAFLVMRGLSHAFRERNDFTRFAVAGLVLQIGIQSMINIGVNLELLPAKGMTLPLISYGGSSMVAICVTAGFILALTRHRPEKRAVERSLFRSGMGVPAE; this is encoded by the coding sequence ATGGTAAGCCGTGCCGAGCGTGGCCCCGTGGCCGACTGGTTCTGGACGATCGACAGGTTCTTCCTGGCGACCTTCATTCTGTTGATGGGGATCGGCTTCATGCTGTCCTTCGCCGCAAGCCCGGCGGTGGCTGAGCGGCTCAATCTTGACAGCTTCCACTTCGTCAAGAGGCACGCCGCGTTCCTCCTGCCGTCGCTTGCTGTTATGATCGGCATCTCCTTCCTCTCGCCGCGGCAGGTGCGCCGAACGGCGATGATCCTGCTTCTCGCCTCGCTCGCCTTCATGGTGCTGGCATTGTTCTTCGGCGCCGAGGTCAAGGGCTCCCGCCGCTGGATTTCGCTTGCCGGCCTGTCGGTTCAACCTTCCGAGTTCATGAAGCCGGCCTTCGTCGTCGTTTGCGCCTGGTTGTTTTCCGAACATGCGCGCCAGCCGGAAATTCCAGGCAACCTGTTCGCCATCCTGCTTTACGGCATCGTCGTGGCGCTGCTGGTAGCGCAGCCCGACCTTGGTCAGACGATCCTGACGACGGCCGTCTGGGGCGGCATGTTCTTCATGGCCGGCATGCCCTGGCTGTGGATCGTCGTGCTCGGCGGTTCGGCGGTCGGGGGGCTCGTGGTCGCCTATACCATTCTGCCGCACGTGGCCGGCCGTATCGACCGGTTCCTGACCGGGGAGGGCGACACCTTCCAGGTCGATACCGCGCGCGAGGCGATCATTCGCGGCGACTGGCTGGGGCAGGGACCGGGCGAAGGCATCGTCAAGCGGATCATCCCGGATAGCCACACCGACTTCATCTTCTCGGTCGCGGCCGAAGAGTTCGGCATTATCTTCTGCATGGTCATCGTGCTGATCTTCGCTTTCCTCGTCATGCGCGGTCTCTCCCACGCCTTCCGCGAGCGCAACGACTTCACCCGCTTCGCCGTTGCCGGCCTCGTGCTGCAGATCGGCATCCAGTCGATGATCAATATCGGCGTCAACCTCGAGCTTCTGCCGGCCAAGGGCATGACCCTGCCGTTGATCTCCTATGGCGGTTCCTCCATGGTGGCGATCTGCGTGACGGCGGGTTTCATCCTGGCGCTGACCCGCCATCGTCCGGAAAAGCGCGCTGTCGAGCGCAGCCTGTTTCGCTCAGGCATGGGCGTTCCAGCGGAATAG
- a CDS encoding D-alanine--D-alanine ligase, whose product MSGKHVAVLMGGFSSERPVSLSSGAACADALEAEGYRVARIDVDRNIASVLADLRPDVAFNALHGPFGEDGTIQGILEYLEIPYTHSGVLASALAMDKAQAKHVASAAGIPVAEALIMDRHDFGSKHPMKPPYVVKPVREGSSFGVVIVKEDQSHPPQVITSGEWRYGDRVMVERYVYGRELTCGVMGDKALGVTEIIPQGHAFYDYDSKYVKGGSKHVIPADILPNIYQKIQTLAVKAHQAIGCRGVSRSDFRFDDRFSEDGELIWLEVNTQPGMTPTSLVPEMAAHAGHTFGEFLRWMVEDASCLR is encoded by the coding sequence ATGAGTGGTAAGCACGTCGCTGTCCTGATGGGCGGGTTTTCTTCGGAGCGGCCGGTGAGCCTGTCCTCTGGGGCTGCGTGCGCCGATGCTCTGGAAGCCGAGGGCTATCGCGTTGCCCGCATCGACGTTGATCGCAACATCGCCTCTGTGCTTGCGGATCTGCGTCCGGACGTCGCCTTCAATGCGCTGCACGGCCCCTTCGGAGAAGACGGCACGATCCAGGGCATCCTGGAATATCTCGAAATTCCCTATACCCATTCCGGCGTTCTGGCGTCTGCGCTCGCCATGGATAAGGCGCAGGCAAAGCACGTCGCAAGTGCCGCCGGCATTCCGGTTGCCGAGGCGCTGATCATGGATCGCCACGATTTCGGCTCGAAACATCCGATGAAGCCGCCTTATGTCGTCAAGCCGGTCCGCGAGGGCTCGAGCTTCGGCGTTGTCATTGTCAAGGAAGACCAGTCTCACCCGCCGCAGGTGATCACCTCCGGCGAGTGGCGCTACGGCGACCGGGTGATGGTTGAGCGTTATGTTTATGGGCGCGAGCTGACCTGCGGCGTCATGGGTGACAAGGCGCTCGGCGTGACCGAGATCATTCCGCAGGGGCATGCCTTCTACGATTACGATTCAAAGTATGTAAAAGGCGGCTCAAAACACGTCATTCCGGCGGATATTTTACCGAATATTTACCAAAAAATACAAACACTCGCAGTCAAGGCGCATCAGGCGATTGGATGCCGCGGCGTAAGCCGCTCCGACTTCCGCTTTGACGACCGTTTCTCTGAAGACGGAGAGCTCATCTGGTTGGAGGTTAACACTCAGCCCGGAATGACTCCAACCTCTCTGGTGCCTGAAATGGCGGCGCATGCCGGCCATACATTCGGTGAATTCCTCAGGTGGATGGTGGAGGACGCGTCGTGTTTGCGTTGA
- the murD gene encoding UDP-N-acetylmuramoyl-L-alanine--D-glutamate ligase, translated as MIPVTTFQGKQVALFGLGGSGLATAQALVAGGAKVTAWDDSPESVAKAVSEGIGTGDLRQADWSAFSAFVLSPGVPLTHPKPHWTVDLAHAAGVEIIGDVELFVRERRAHAPDCAFIAITGTNGKSTTTALIAHILKTGGRDTQLGGNIGTAVLTLDPPKNGRFYVVECSSYQIDLAPTINPSAGILLNLTPDHLDRHGTMQHYADIKERLVAGSRVAVVGVDDSFSSLIADRVERSGTKVVRISRRHVLADGLYAEGSRIVRALSGAISLFADLDGIQTLRGGHNAQNAAAAIAACLAVGVSQADIVKGLSSFPGLKHRMQPVGRKGQVVFVNDSKATNADAAAPALSSYERIYWIAGGLPKEGGITTLSPFFPKIAKAYLIGEAAPAFAATLGEAVPFEISGTLEQAVAHAAADAAKDEGGPSAVMLSPACASFDQYKNFEVRGDAFVGHVAAIDGVTMLI; from the coding sequence ATGATCCCCGTCACGACATTTCAGGGCAAGCAGGTCGCGCTCTTCGGTCTCGGCGGCTCCGGTCTGGCGACGGCGCAGGCGCTGGTAGCCGGTGGCGCTAAGGTTACGGCCTGGGACGACAGTCCCGAGAGCGTTGCCAAGGCGGTTTCCGAGGGCATCGGTACCGGTGATCTGCGACAGGCGGACTGGAGCGCCTTTTCCGCCTTCGTTTTGTCGCCGGGCGTTCCGCTCACGCATCCGAAGCCGCACTGGACCGTCGATCTTGCCCATGCAGCCGGTGTCGAGATCATTGGAGATGTCGAGCTTTTCGTGCGCGAACGGCGGGCCCATGCGCCGGATTGCGCCTTCATCGCCATCACCGGCACCAACGGAAAATCCACGACGACGGCGCTGATCGCCCATATCCTCAAGACCGGCGGCCGTGACACCCAGCTCGGCGGCAACATCGGCACGGCGGTCTTGACGCTTGATCCTCCCAAGAACGGCCGCTTCTATGTCGTCGAATGCTCGTCCTACCAGATCGACCTTGCGCCGACGATCAATCCGTCCGCCGGCATCCTGCTCAACCTGACGCCGGATCATCTCGATCGGCACGGTACGATGCAGCACTACGCCGACATCAAGGAACGTCTGGTCGCCGGAAGCCGGGTTGCCGTTGTCGGCGTCGATGACAGTTTTTCGAGCCTGATCGCCGATCGTGTCGAGCGCTCCGGCACCAAGGTCGTGCGGATTTCGCGGCGTCATGTGCTGGCGGATGGTCTCTATGCCGAGGGTAGCCGGATTGTGCGGGCCCTTTCCGGAGCAATCAGCCTGTTTGCTGATCTTGATGGTATCCAGACCCTGCGCGGTGGCCATAATGCCCAGAATGCGGCAGCGGCAATTGCCGCCTGCCTTGCCGTCGGCGTCTCGCAGGCAGACATCGTCAAAGGCCTCTCGTCTTTCCCGGGGCTGAAGCACCGCATGCAGCCGGTCGGTCGCAAGGGGCAGGTGGTTTTCGTCAACGACAGCAAGGCGACCAATGCGGATGCGGCAGCGCCCGCCTTGTCGAGCTATGAGCGGATCTACTGGATCGCCGGCGGCCTGCCGAAAGAGGGCGGCATCACGACGCTGTCGCCGTTCTTCCCGAAGATCGCCAAGGCCTATCTGATCGGCGAGGCGGCGCCCGCTTTCGCGGCAACGCTGGGCGAGGCCGTGCCGTTCGAGATTTCCGGGACATTGGAGCAGGCGGTTGCCCATGCCGCTGCCGACGCGGCGAAGGACGAAGGGGGGCCATCCGCCGTCATGCTCTCCCCGGCTTGCGCAAGCTTCGACCAGTATAAGAACTTCGAAGTCAGGGGCGATGCCTTCGTCGGCCATGTGGCTGCGATCGACGGCGTGACGATGCTGATATGA